A genomic stretch from Natronomonas gomsonensis includes:
- a CDS encoding precorrin-3B C(17)-methyltransferase, producing the protein MSGETNADTDDYGTLYVVGIGPGLPHAMTQRARDVIRTADCVIASNLYQEFLRQDGTIPPETATDGGATTTPTGDEQEIVRSSMGQQVELTQEAFERVRDGQDVAHVSGGDPNVYGKSDLVFLMAEEEEAYDVPIEIVPGVTAALGGAANLGAPLSNDFCTVSLSDKWRGWDEIAEKLRAAAISGFVIVLYNCWRDYERAIEVVREQRADDVPVAIFNDAGRGEAGRNLDDETHTITTLGEATQFDEKVGGMGTSILIGTHESHEWRNDHGEYLVTPRGGREVEDF; encoded by the coding sequence ATGTCGGGAGAAACGAACGCGGACACCGACGACTACGGCACGCTGTACGTCGTCGGCATCGGTCCGGGGCTGCCGCATGCGATGACACAGCGGGCCCGCGACGTGATTCGAACCGCCGACTGCGTCATCGCCTCGAACCTCTATCAGGAGTTCCTTCGACAGGACGGCACGATTCCGCCGGAGACCGCGACCGATGGCGGGGCCACGACAACTCCAACCGGCGACGAACAGGAAATCGTCCGGTCGTCGATGGGCCAACAGGTCGAGTTGACCCAAGAGGCCTTCGAACGCGTCCGAGACGGACAGGACGTAGCCCACGTCTCCGGCGGCGACCCGAACGTCTACGGGAAGTCCGATTTGGTCTTCCTGATGGCCGAAGAGGAGGAAGCGTACGACGTTCCAATCGAAATCGTCCCCGGCGTGACGGCGGCGCTCGGCGGTGCGGCGAACCTCGGTGCGCCCCTCTCCAACGATTTCTGCACCGTCTCGCTGTCCGATAAGTGGCGTGGCTGGGACGAAATCGCAGAGAAGTTGCGCGCGGCCGCGATTTCGGGGTTCGTCATCGTGCTGTACAACTGCTGGCGCGACTACGAGCGGGCCATCGAGGTCGTCCGCGAACAGCGGGCCGACGACGTGCCCGTCGCCATCTTCAACGACGCCGGCCGCGGCGAGGCCGGACGCAACCTCGACGACGAGACCCACACCATCACGACGCTCGGCGAGGCCACCCAATTCGACGAGAAGGTCGGCGGAATGGGCACCTCGATTCTCATCGGCACCCACGAATCCCACGAGTGGCGCAACGACCACGGCGAGTATCTCGTGACGCCGCGCGGCGGCCGCGAGGTGGAGGACTTCTGA
- a CDS encoding HVO_A0114 family putative DNA-binding protein, with the protein MSEITLRLSGADGTKTRTLTSEEASLVCRPTTIELLRTIAREEPSSIRETARLVDRDVRQVHDNLWTLGGEGLVEFERDGRAHRPVVDYDEMELEIGL; encoded by the coding sequence ATGAGCGAGATTACGCTTCGACTCTCCGGCGCCGACGGCACCAAAACGCGAACCCTGACGTCCGAGGAGGCATCGTTGGTCTGTCGACCGACGACCATCGAACTGCTTCGAACCATCGCCCGCGAGGAACCGTCGAGTATCCGCGAGACCGCTCGACTGGTCGACCGAGACGTTCGGCAGGTCCACGACAACCTCTGGACGCTCGGCGGCGAGGGACTCGTCGAGTTCGAGCGGGACGGACGCGCACACCGGCCGGTCGTCGACTACGACGAGATGGAACTGGAAATCGGCCTCTAG
- a CDS encoding ferredoxin, whose product MTEYTVSVDLEACDGVFACLVRDGRFAEAEDGLVTLPGGDREEGRLTATFDDGNREDAEQAAAACPLDAISVEEVEP is encoded by the coding sequence ATGACCGAATACACCGTTTCAGTCGACCTGGAGGCGTGTGACGGCGTCTTCGCCTGTCTCGTCCGCGACGGACGCTTCGCTGAGGCTGAGGACGGCCTCGTGACGCTGCCCGGTGGCGACCGTGAGGAAGGTCGACTCACCGCAACGTTCGACGACGGCAACCGCGAGGACGCCGAGCAGGCCGCTGCCGCCTGCCCACTGGACGCGATTTCGGTGGAGGAGGTGGAGCCGTGA
- a CDS encoding DUF3209 family protein, whose protein sequence is MTCHEIEALRLGLMNSLGVDDDAARKHARQELGEEPDPHIAALADADTLADCARHLDTALVELEEEVAATQSDDPSYDYLRGRLVAVRDAETALDRVRNHGESLLEDLGDSHHTLHEAFPVDE, encoded by the coding sequence ATGACCTGTCACGAAATCGAAGCGCTTCGACTCGGCCTGATGAACAGCCTCGGCGTCGACGACGACGCCGCACGAAAACACGCCCGTCAGGAGTTGGGCGAAGAGCCCGACCCCCACATCGCGGCGCTCGCCGACGCGGACACCCTCGCCGACTGCGCGCGGCACCTCGATACCGCGTTGGTCGAACTCGAAGAGGAGGTCGCCGCGACACAAAGCGATGACCCCTCATACGACTACCTCCGCGGCCGTCTCGTCGCGGTCCGGGACGCCGAAACCGCTCTCGACCGCGTCCGGAATCACGGCGAGAGCCTCCTCGAGGACCTCGGCGACAGCCACCACACGCTCCACGAGGCGTTCCCGGTCGATGAGTGA
- a CDS encoding transcriptional regulator, translated as MSETATRIPLGDIDSCGSRQAGRRSGVTLTGSGPVVGLADGTVRAFDRAGAERWSVDGEGSAITLVPFGAGVLVGERSKRGAVRLLEDGTERWRHDAADAIGTPTKETRFFLPMVVDAVTDADTAYVAIRRYERRDGGRHFESSVYALASDGTVRWRYDADASPISLAAFNGGVAVAYNRCPGDHDDGLVVLDNGGSERWVWDTDRTATRRIGDVAAADGSLFVTSHADYRGYRIVDGDAVWSADLGTQRSSGDEVYTYPNHVHASDDGAVFLTGNTFPEEGRETDERHPNEQTAFGYSLSGTERWREEVGGFSHGIAADGSRLLVPVAQHFRERDPSVHGWRVFDVRDGPRVSATTDGVVTAAAIAGDSRALIEEPVRYHDDGKRRGRYALELP; from the coding sequence ATGAGTGAGACGGCGACCCGAATCCCGCTCGGCGACATCGATTCCTGTGGCTCCCGGCAGGCCGGGCGCCGTTCGGGCGTCACGCTGACCGGCTCGGGGCCGGTCGTCGGTCTCGCCGACGGCACCGTCCGTGCCTTCGACCGCGCCGGCGCCGAGCGTTGGTCGGTCGACGGCGAGGGCAGCGCCATCACGCTCGTCCCGTTCGGGGCGGGCGTGTTGGTCGGCGAGCGGTCGAAGCGAGGCGCCGTTCGACTGCTCGAAGACGGCACCGAGCGGTGGCGACACGACGCCGCCGACGCCATCGGCACTCCCACCAAGGAGACGCGGTTTTTCCTGCCGATGGTCGTCGACGCGGTCACGGACGCCGACACCGCCTACGTCGCCATACGGCGCTACGAACGGCGGGACGGAGGGCGTCACTTCGAGAGTTCGGTGTACGCCCTCGCCTCGGACGGAACCGTTCGCTGGCGCTACGACGCCGACGCCTCGCCGATTTCCCTCGCGGCGTTCAACGGTGGCGTCGCGGTGGCGTACAACCGCTGTCCCGGCGACCACGACGACGGACTCGTTGTGCTCGACAACGGCGGTTCCGAACGATGGGTTTGGGACACCGACCGGACGGCGACGCGCCGAATCGGAGACGTGGCGGCCGCCGACGGGAGCCTCTTCGTCACGAGCCACGCCGACTACCGCGGCTACCGAATCGTCGACGGCGACGCGGTGTGGAGCGCCGACCTCGGCACACAGCGGTCGAGTGGCGACGAGGTGTACACCTACCCCAACCATGTTCACGCGAGCGACGACGGCGCCGTCTTCCTGACCGGCAACACCTTCCCCGAAGAGGGCAGGGAGACCGACGAGCGTCACCCCAACGAACAGACCGCGTTCGGCTACTCGCTGTCGGGGACCGAACGGTGGCGCGAGGAAGTCGGCGGGTTCTCCCACGGCATCGCGGCGGACGGTAGCCGCCTGCTCGTGCCGGTCGCACAGCATTTCCGCGAGCGGGACCCCTCGGTACACGGCTGGCGGGTGTTCGACGTGAGGGACGGCCCCCGGGTCTCGGCGACGACCGACGGCGTCGTGACGGCCGCCGCCATCGCAGGTGACAGCCGTGCGCTCATCGAGGAGCCGGTTCGGTACCACGACGACGGGAAACGCCGGGGTCGCTACGCGCTCGAACTTCCGTAG
- a CDS encoding CbiX/SirB N-terminal domain-containing protein — translation MLDGEAVVLAGHGSRREKSNEQVRTLAANLEGRLGLPVDAGFIELADPTIAEAVGSLAPTATDVTVIPLSLFAASHVKADVPLVVNEARTEYDVSLHNGRHLGVHPAIVELLDDRAAAVEDELGVAREDDDVIVVVCARGSSDPDSNADVHKLARLLYEGREFAGVEASFIGVTEPLLDETLHTVAKRRPDAVVVLPYMLGDGVLTERIREGAAEFDADYPYVDAGCGEPLGTDDRLLEVLADRFEEARAGDVSMSCDTCKYKVEMDGFEGDSGGARAMLRAMTHRAAHADRSQVDDEPHVHDAPEKHVSVCTNRTCASDGAATVLERLRQAVRECGVDARITRSSCLGQCGDGPNVAVYPDGVWYGEVSPDDADRIASSLDRDRIVSQLVSQTL, via the coding sequence ATGTTGGACGGTGAAGCCGTCGTGCTGGCGGGCCACGGGTCGCGCCGCGAGAAATCCAACGAGCAGGTCCGAACCCTCGCAGCGAACCTCGAAGGGAGGCTCGGGCTGCCGGTCGACGCCGGGTTCATCGAGTTGGCTGACCCGACCATCGCCGAGGCCGTCGGGTCGCTCGCACCCACGGCGACGGACGTGACCGTCATCCCGCTGTCGTTGTTCGCCGCGAGCCACGTCAAGGCCGACGTGCCGCTCGTCGTCAACGAAGCCCGAACGGAGTACGATGTCTCACTCCACAACGGAAGACACCTCGGCGTCCACCCGGCCATCGTGGAGTTGCTCGACGACCGCGCGGCCGCCGTCGAAGACGAATTGGGCGTCGCTCGCGAAGACGACGACGTCATCGTCGTGGTGTGTGCCCGAGGATCTTCCGACCCCGACTCCAACGCCGACGTACACAAACTCGCCCGCCTGCTGTACGAGGGCCGTGAGTTCGCCGGCGTCGAGGCGTCGTTCATCGGCGTCACCGAACCGCTGTTGGACGAGACGCTGCACACCGTCGCCAAGCGTCGCCCGGACGCCGTCGTCGTCCTGCCGTACATGCTCGGCGACGGCGTGCTCACGGAACGCATCCGCGAGGGTGCAGCCGAGTTCGACGCCGACTACCCCTACGTCGACGCCGGGTGTGGCGAACCTCTTGGCACCGACGACCGACTGCTGGAGGTGCTGGCCGACCGATTCGAGGAGGCCCGTGCCGGCGACGTGTCGATGTCGTGTGACACCTGCAAGTACAAAGTCGAGATGGACGGTTTCGAGGGCGATTCGGGTGGTGCGCGTGCGATGCTGCGAGCGATGACCCATCGGGCCGCCCACGCCGACCGCTCCCAAGTCGACGACGAGCCCCACGTCCACGACGCCCCCGAAAAACACGTCTCAGTCTGTACGAACCGAACCTGTGCGAGCGACGGTGCGGCGACGGTGCTGGAGCGACTCCGGCAGGCCGTCCGCGAGTGCGGCGTCGACGCCCGAATTACGCGTTCGTCGTGTCTCGGCCAGTGTGGCGACGGCCCGAACGTCGCCGTCTACCCCGACGGTGTCTGGTACGGCGAGGTGTCCCCGGACGACGCCGACCGCATCGCCTCCTCGCTCGACCGCGACCGCATCGTCTCCCAATTGGTCTCACAGACCCTCTAA
- the cobJ gene encoding precorrin-3B C(17)-methyltransferase, with protein sequence MSTDDTTDTAAASSTESKCGTSSTDTSSESDCGAASDSSSASNCGASASDGEKEVGATVEDFEGDPGRLLAVGLGPGEPEGMTARAKAALADAEHIVGYTTYIDLLPDDITDDADDIYSTPMCGEVSRTEEAIDRALAGNDVAIVGSGDPNVYALAGLALEILESKGGTASAVDFEVVPGVPAAQSCGARLGAPLVNDTVSVSLSDHLTPMEDIESRLHAVAGEGFTIAIYNPWSRKRRENFQRCCEILLEHRDPETPVGIVHGASREDEATRITDLGTLPELGEEDIVDMTTTIVVGNEETYVWDGRMVTPRGYETKYDY encoded by the coding sequence ATGAGCACCGACGACACTACGGATACGGCAGCAGCATCGAGTACGGAATCGAAGTGCGGGACATCCAGCACTGACACGTCCAGCGAGAGTGACTGTGGCGCCGCCAGCGATTCTTCGTCAGCCTCGAACTGCGGTGCATCCGCCTCTGACGGCGAGAAGGAGGTCGGCGCCACCGTCGAGGACTTCGAGGGCGACCCCGGGCGCCTCCTCGCTGTCGGACTCGGCCCCGGCGAACCGGAGGGGATGACCGCCCGCGCGAAGGCAGCGCTGGCCGACGCTGAACACATCGTCGGCTACACGACCTACATCGACCTCCTGCCCGACGACATCACCGACGACGCCGACGACATCTACTCGACGCCAATGTGCGGGGAGGTCTCCCGAACCGAGGAGGCCATCGACCGCGCGCTGGCGGGCAACGACGTGGCCATCGTCGGGTCGGGCGACCCGAACGTGTACGCGCTCGCGGGGTTGGCACTGGAGATACTGGAATCGAAGGGCGGCACCGCCTCGGCGGTCGACTTCGAGGTGGTGCCGGGCGTCCCCGCCGCACAGTCCTGTGGGGCCCGCCTCGGCGCCCCGCTGGTCAACGACACCGTCTCGGTGTCGCTGTCGGACCACCTGACGCCGATGGAGGACATCGAATCGCGCCTGCACGCCGTCGCGGGCGAGGGCTTTACCATCGCCATCTACAACCCCTGGAGCCGCAAGCGCCGGGAGAACTTCCAGCGCTGCTGTGAAATCCTGCTGGAGCACCGCGACCCCGAGACGCCGGTCGGCATCGTCCACGGTGCCTCCCGAGAGGACGAGGCGACCCGAATCACGGACCTCGGAACACTCCCGGAGCTCGGCGAGGAGGACATCGTCGACATGACGACGACCATCGTCGTCGGCAACGAAGAAACGTACGTGTGGGACGGCCGGATGGTCACCCCGCGCGGTTACGAGACGAAGTACGACTACTGA
- a CDS encoding glycosyltransferase family 39 protein: MSETPPAWSDPRLLALTALGAVLRVFEVGAESLWIDEITTLDIVSTVPTHELFTFVPQYQPHFPTYYVLLDLWTEFIGTHPAVVRAPAVIFGILSVPLLVRLGSRLFDRPTGFLAGGLLAISSFQLAHAQEARMYTLVVLLTIVSTEWLVRALNGAGRRTALGYVVAASVLTYTHPMAGLAVLAQAFAVGVLHRDRVVELLGGRAVGILVAGGVVALPLAAFVFETFLSGIELTFTDFSGVAIGETVLAFFGEWPYPAVAVSVACAVVLFAAIGGRDLRSNWRTALTVSLAVVPLGVLLVASYLVTSFLWPRYAIVAAPAWYVLVGRGLRNVALPAAGSLRSSVVDGTTGLTVARRAAVVALAVTLVAGTVGGTVAYHTTPDREQWDEAGDLLDRRASDDAVVLVSECITRRAVVRYTDRSHRIEGIVSPETATGLPQTDSERISRLVRSADEVWVVYSHVADREVNRIGRITGRTHVKTLDRSFVGVSVVRYEGNASVSTAPSTRCRDRNVPIASKNGVKAVA; encoded by the coding sequence GTGAGCGAAACCCCTCCCGCGTGGAGTGACCCGCGACTCCTCGCGTTGACCGCCCTCGGTGCCGTCCTCAGAGTCTTCGAAGTCGGAGCCGAGTCGCTGTGGATAGACGAGATAACCACCCTCGACATCGTCTCGACGGTTCCGACCCACGAACTGTTCACCTTCGTCCCGCAGTATCAACCCCACTTCCCGACGTACTACGTCCTGTTGGACCTGTGGACGGAGTTCATCGGCACCCACCCAGCTGTCGTTCGGGCGCCGGCGGTGATTTTCGGCATCCTGTCGGTTCCGCTCCTCGTCAGACTCGGCAGTCGGCTGTTCGACCGGCCGACCGGCTTCCTTGCGGGTGGGCTGTTGGCCATCTCGTCGTTCCAACTCGCCCACGCCCAAGAAGCACGGATGTACACGTTGGTCGTGTTGTTGACCATCGTCTCGACGGAGTGGCTCGTCCGTGCCCTGAACGGTGCCGGGCGGCGGACCGCTCTCGGATACGTGGTCGCCGCGTCGGTGTTGACCTACACTCACCCGATGGCCGGGTTGGCGGTCCTCGCACAGGCCTTCGCGGTCGGGGTGTTGCACCGCGACCGCGTGGTCGAGTTGCTCGGCGGTCGAGCCGTCGGCATTCTCGTCGCCGGGGGCGTGGTCGCGCTGCCGCTGGCGGCGTTCGTGTTCGAGACGTTCCTCTCGGGTATCGAGTTGACGTTCACCGACTTCAGCGGGGTCGCCATCGGCGAGACGGTGCTCGCCTTCTTCGGCGAGTGGCCGTATCCGGCGGTGGCCGTGTCGGTCGCCTGTGCCGTCGTGCTGTTCGCCGCTATCGGCGGTCGAGACCTCCGTTCGAACTGGCGGACGGCCCTCACCGTTTCGCTCGCGGTGGTACCCCTCGGCGTGTTACTCGTCGCGTCGTATCTCGTGACCTCGTTTCTGTGGCCGCGGTACGCCATCGTCGCCGCGCCAGCGTGGTACGTCCTCGTCGGGCGAGGACTCAGGAACGTGGCGCTTCCCGCCGCCGGTTCGCTACGGTCGTCGGTAGTAGACGGCACCACGGGACTGACGGTCGCTCGACGCGCCGCCGTCGTTGCGTTGGCCGTCACACTCGTCGCCGGAACGGTCGGCGGTACCGTCGCGTATCACACGACGCCTGACCGCGAGCAGTGGGACGAGGCCGGTGACCTGCTTGACCGACGGGCCAGCGACGACGCCGTCGTGCTCGTCAGCGAGTGTATCACCCGCCGAGCAGTCGTCCGGTACACCGACCGGTCACACCGAATCGAGGGAATCGTCAGCCCGGAGACCGCTACAGGGTTACCCCAGACAGACTCCGAACGAATCAGCCGACTCGTCCGGTCGGCCGACGAGGTGTGGGTCGTTTACTCACACGTCGCCGACCGCGAGGTGAACCGAATCGGGCGAATCACCGGACGGACCCACGTCAAAACCCTCGACCGGTCGTTCGTCGGCGTCAGCGTCGTCCGCTACGAAGGGAACGCGAGCGTGTCGACGGCACCGTCGACACGGTGTCGGGACCGGAACGTCCCGATTGCTTCGAAAAACGGGGTGAAAGCGGTGGCGTAG
- a CDS encoding cobalamin biosynthesis protein, which translates to MSVETGAPRNLLDAHPETAYFWGRVIGDGEVTNDGVTVWTNDETAAERLAAIAGAEGVNHRIVDREYAHDTSITRSTDTYTVQALGGVGDRAAAALGLPFEGDSGGYRLDALAEFDRQLLRGLLEGCGTVCFKSSDGTVGISFVHDEQKLLEQVGTLLEDASVEAPHDAISETSSGGYWFGLDDAAAPAFGEWVYEGSENSGLFAPSRRRKLRRSVEQAEGY; encoded by the coding sequence GTGAGCGTCGAGACCGGCGCCCCGCGGAACCTGCTGGATGCCCACCCCGAGACGGCGTACTTCTGGGGCCGCGTCATCGGCGACGGCGAGGTGACGAACGATGGCGTGACCGTCTGGACGAACGACGAGACGGCCGCCGAACGCCTCGCCGCCATCGCGGGCGCCGAGGGCGTCAACCACCGCATCGTCGACCGCGAGTACGCCCACGACACCTCGATTACCCGGTCGACGGACACCTACACGGTGCAGGCGCTCGGGGGCGTCGGCGACCGCGCGGCCGCCGCGCTCGGACTCCCCTTCGAGGGCGACTCGGGCGGCTATCGCCTCGACGCACTCGCAGAATTCGACCGCCAACTACTCCGCGGCCTGCTGGAAGGGTGTGGAACCGTCTGTTTCAAGTCCTCTGACGGAACCGTCGGCATCTCGTTCGTCCACGACGAGCAGAAACTGCTCGAACAGGTCGGGACGCTACTCGAAGACGCGAGCGTCGAGGCGCCACACGACGCCATCTCGGAAACGTCGTCGGGCGGCTACTGGTTCGGTCTCGATGACGCCGCCGCACCGGCGTTCGGCGAGTGGGTGTACGAAGGCAGCGAGAACTCCGGGCTGTTCGCGCCGAGTCGGCGACGGAAACTTCGCCGGAGCGTCGAGCAAGCGGAGGGGTACTGA
- a CDS encoding VWA domain-containing protein: protein MFDSGETKSVSTPFGAVVGQGRLKEALLAVAVDDGLDGLLVSGEKGTAKSTLVRGLAELLPAQRAVADCPYGCPPDDRTRQCESCRERAALPVETRPVPLVTLPLGATRDRVVGTLSVSDALAGDAEFDPGLLARANRGLLYVDEINLLEDHLVDVLLDAAASGVNRVERDGVSVAHPAEFTLVGTMNPEEGDLRPQLRDRFGLSVEVQGERDIDDRVAVIDGDLHGASSADDDTDDHRRRLDRARDLLDSVALTDDQKRDIAELCVDAGVDGHRADIATARAARALAALAGRPTATDGDIRRAAELALNHRMQSAPFEDAPDAEEVIDDHFEDGEGEQDAEESADEDAGSESEPGSDVHPDGADDGEDAETELQPSEDSNDQSTPEDGPEADPDADGDTDDSSAPNPQSGSADDGVGAPNDGSGGECPDSESDDGEDATPLVPGQPREEPAERPEAAAAPEIDAPEAEAETGSGRAGVAPAAGNRGTRVRTERTDGTAGIDAAASARTAAKRGSSRIDQRDLRQSVRSGDGEALVVFAVDASASMRPAMRAAKGVTLELLEDAYTERDSVAVVAFAGEDAQVLLPPTDSVTLAARHLKELPTGNRTPLPAGLRTAKEVVDAADPEAAVVVVVSDGRANAAESPTAETRRAAESLAETGARVVCVDAGERRGVLGEVLVATDGERVPLDALTPERVERAVTDARR, encoded by the coding sequence GTGTTTGATTCGGGCGAAACCAAAAGCGTTTCCACGCCGTTCGGGGCGGTGGTCGGCCAAGGGCGACTGAAGGAGGCGCTCTTGGCGGTCGCGGTCGACGACGGCCTCGACGGCCTGCTCGTCTCCGGCGAGAAGGGGACCGCAAAGTCGACGCTCGTCCGCGGCCTCGCGGAGTTGTTGCCGGCACAACGCGCCGTCGCGGACTGTCCCTACGGCTGTCCGCCGGACGACCGCACCCGGCAGTGTGAATCCTGCCGCGAGCGCGCGGCGCTGCCGGTCGAGACGCGGCCCGTCCCGCTCGTGACCCTCCCACTGGGGGCGACACGGGACCGCGTCGTCGGGACGCTGTCGGTCTCCGACGCCCTCGCAGGCGACGCCGAGTTCGACCCCGGCCTGCTCGCCCGTGCCAATCGCGGCCTGCTGTACGTCGACGAAATCAACCTCCTAGAGGACCACCTCGTCGACGTATTGCTCGACGCCGCTGCCTCGGGCGTCAACCGCGTCGAACGCGACGGTGTCAGCGTCGCCCACCCCGCTGAGTTCACCCTCGTCGGGACGATGAACCCAGAGGAGGGCGACCTTCGGCCGCAACTCCGGGACCGCTTCGGTCTCTCCGTCGAGGTGCAGGGTGAACGCGACATAGACGACCGCGTCGCCGTCATCGACGGCGACCTCCACGGCGCGTCGTCGGCCGACGACGACACCGACGACCACCGCCGGCGACTCGACCGGGCGCGTGACCTGCTCGATTCGGTCGCGCTGACCGACGACCAGAAGCGGGATATTGCGGAGTTGTGTGTCGATGCCGGCGTCGACGGCCACCGTGCGGACATAGCGACCGCTCGCGCCGCCCGCGCGCTCGCGGCGCTCGCCGGACGCCCCACGGCCACCGACGGCGACATCCGACGGGCCGCCGAACTCGCGTTGAACCACCGGATGCAGTCGGCGCCGTTCGAGGACGCACCCGATGCTGAGGAGGTCATAGACGACCACTTCGAGGACGGCGAGGGCGAACAGGACGCAGAGGAGTCAGCCGACGAGGACGCCGGCTCCGAGTCCGAACCGGGCTCCGATGTCCATCCGGACGGCGCTGACGACGGTGAGGACGCCGAAACGGAGCTACAGCCATCCGAGGATTCGAACGACCAGTCCACGCCGGAGGACGGCCCCGAAGCGGACCCGGACGCGGACGGCGACACCGACGACTCCTCGGCTCCGAACCCACAGTCGGGGTCGGCTGACGACGGTGTCGGGGCGCCGAACGACGGTTCCGGTGGGGAGTGTCCGGACTCGGAGTCGGACGACGGAGAAGACGCGACGCCGCTCGTCCCCGGCCAACCCCGAGAGGAACCCGCCGAGAGGCCGGAGGCGGCGGCCGCCCCCGAAATCGACGCCCCAGAGGCCGAGGCAGAAACGGGGTCGGGACGGGCCGGTGTCGCACCCGCGGCGGGCAATCGCGGAACTCGCGTTCGAACGGAACGAACGGACGGCACGGCCGGAATCGACGCGGCCGCGTCGGCCCGCACCGCAGCCAAACGGGGGTCCTCGCGAATCGACCAACGCGACCTTCGACAGTCGGTGCGGTCTGGCGACGGCGAGGCGCTGGTCGTCTTCGCCGTTGACGCCAGCGCCTCGATGCGACCGGCGATGCGGGCGGCGAAGGGCGTCACGCTCGAACTGCTGGAAGACGCATACACCGAACGGGACAGCGTCGCCGTCGTCGCTTTCGCGGGCGAGGACGCGCAGGTGCTGTTGCCGCCGACGGACTCGGTGACGCTCGCGGCGCGACACCTGAAGGAACTACCGACCGGCAACCGGACGCCGTTGCCGGCGGGGCTTCGGACAGCGAAGGAGGTCGTCGACGCCGCCGACCCGGAAGCGGCCGTGGTCGTCGTCGTCTCGGACGGTCGGGCCAACGCCGCGGAATCACCGACCGCTGAGACGCGGCGAGCGGCCGAATCCCTCGCTGAGACGGGCGCCCGCGTCGTCTGTGTCGACGCCGGTGAACGACGGGGTGTACTCGGTGAAGTCCTCGTCGCGACCGACGGCGAGCGCGTCCCGCTCGACGCCCTGACGCCCGAACGTGTCGAGCGGGCCGTCACCGACGCCCGTCGATAG
- a CDS encoding CbtA family protein produces the protein MYDALRRGAIAGAVGGGAYGLYVALVGNPLVAHAEELANHGHEHGHEATAVADGITSVVSVGGSAALGLLFGLVVFGLVGYLLEPALPDSGGSYLLGLGGFLTVSGVPWLVLPPAAPGVETAISTDLALYLYAGLMAVGALACLASGWVYHRLAEYGRLVGTAAALAVFAAIVGGAVLAAPAPGYEGGVPGALEAAYIGTVVVGQLGLWGVTAAVHDSLAGFDSPGEWNRSPSESRVR, from the coding sequence ATGTACGACGCGCTCCGACGCGGGGCGATTGCCGGTGCGGTCGGCGGCGGCGCCTACGGGCTGTACGTGGCGCTGGTCGGCAACCCCCTCGTCGCACACGCCGAGGAACTGGCCAATCACGGCCACGAACACGGACACGAGGCGACTGCCGTCGCCGACGGCATCACGAGCGTCGTCTCCGTCGGCGGCAGCGCCGCCCTCGGCCTGCTGTTCGGTCTCGTCGTCTTCGGTCTCGTTGGGTATCTCCTCGAACCGGCGTTGCCCGACAGCGGCGGGAGCTACCTGCTCGGACTCGGCGGCTTTCTTACGGTATCCGGCGTCCCGTGGCTCGTCTTGCCCCCGGCGGCGCCGGGCGTCGAGACGGCGATATCGACCGACCTCGCGCTGTATCTGTACGCCGGTCTGATGGCCGTCGGTGCCCTCGCTTGCCTCGCTTCCGGGTGGGTGTATCACCGACTCGCCGAGTATGGCCGACTGGTCGGCACGGCAGCAGCACTCGCTGTCTTCGCCGCAATCGTCGGCGGCGCCGTCCTCGCAGCACCGGCGCCGGGCTACGAGGGCGGCGTCCCGGGCGCCCTCGAAGCCGCATACATTGGCACCGTCGTGGTCGGGCAACTCGGCCTCTGGGGTGTCACCGCTGCAGTTCACGATAGTCTCGCTGGGTTCGATTCGCCGGGAGAGTGGAACCGCTCGCCATCCGAGTCCCGGGTGCGCTAA
- a CDS encoding CbtB domain-containing protein, with protein sequence MSAANDSVRNRIDTARATLSPTEAAVGLLAVTLALFLLAFAQEPLVHDAMHNGRHVAGVVCH encoded by the coding sequence ATGTCGGCAGCCAACGACTCCGTTCGGAACCGAATCGACACCGCCCGTGCGACGCTCTCGCCGACGGAGGCCGCAGTCGGTCTCCTGGCTGTGACGCTCGCGCTGTTCCTGTTGGCGTTCGCACAGGAACCGCTCGTCCACGACGCGATGCACAACGGCCGCCACGTCGCGGGCGTCGTCTGTCACTGA